The Erythrolamprus reginae isolate rEryReg1 chromosome 3, rEryReg1.hap1, whole genome shotgun sequence genome contains a region encoding:
- the LHX4 gene encoding LIM/homeobox protein Lhx4 has protein sequence MQLAERCFSRSGSVYCKEDFFKRFGTKCTACQQGIPPTQVVRKAQDFVYHLHCFACIICNRQLATGDEFYLMEDGRLVCKEDYETAKQNDDSEAGAKRPRTTITAKQLETLKNAYKNSPKPARHVREQLSSETGLDMRVVQVWFQNRRAKEKRLKKDAGRHRWGQFYKSVKRNRGGTKHEKESSAEDCGVSDSELSFREDQILSELGHNRIYNNAGEVAGGQLLNGTFSLDGTGQSYQDLRDGSPYGIPQSPASISSLPSHTPLLNGLEYTMDNNLGIIAHGGQGVSQTLRAMAGGPTSDISTGSSVGYPDFPTSPASWLDEMDHPPF, from the exons GCGTTTTGGTACGAAATGCACAGCATGCCAACAAGGAATCCCACCTACCCAGGTggtcagaaaagcccaagatttCGTCTATCATCTGCACTGCTTTGCCTGCATTATCTGCAACCGCCAACTTGCCACAGGGGATGAGTTTTATCTTATGGAAGATGGGCGCCTAGTCTGCAAGGAGGATTATGAAACAGCCAAACAGAATG ATGATTCAGAGGCTGGAGCCAAGAGGCCTCGAACCACCATCACAGCTAAACAATTGGAAACATTAAAAAATGCCTATAAAAACTCCCCCAAACCAGCCAGACACGTGCGGGAACAGCTGTCCTCCGAGACAGGATTGGACATGCGGGTTGTACAG GTTTGGTTTCAAAACAGAAGAGCCAAAGAGAAGCGACTGAAGAAAGATGCTGGGCGACATCGTTGGGGCCAGTTCTACAAGAGTGTTAAGAGGAACAGAGGAGGCACCAAGCATGAGAAAGAGAGCTCTGCAGAGGACTGCGGAGTCAGTGACAGTGAGCTGAGTTTCAGAG AAGACCAAATCCTCTCAGAGCTTGGCCACAACAGAATATACAACAACGCTGGTGAGGTGGCTGGTGGACAACTACTGAATGGTACTTTCTCTCTGGATGGGACAGGACAATCCTATCAGGACTTGAGAGATGGAAGTCCTTATGGAATCCCGCAATCTCCAGCTTCCATATCCTCTCTTCCATCGCATACTCCATTGCTAAATGGTTTGGAATACACAATGGACAATAATTTAGGAATAATAGCACATGGAGGGCAGGGGGTGAGCCAGACACTCAGAGCTATGGCTGGGGGCCCAACCTCCGATATTTCCACTGGAAGCAGCGTTGGTTATCCAGACTTTCCAACAAGTCCTGCCTCCTGGCTTGATGAAATGGACCATCCTCCTTTTTAA